GATTGTTACAGGCTGTGGGGAGGCCAGGCGAAGGCGAAGCCGATGCAACTGGCGGTGGTGGCGTCAAGGAGAAGGGAAAGGGTACTGGAAGGGCAAAGAAGGTAAGCAGGCCGAGGTTTGCCTTCCAGACCAGGAGTCCCAATGATATCCTTGATGATGGTTATCGATGGAGGAAGTATGGCCAGAAGGCGGTGAAGAACAGCACTTATCCCAGGTCTGTTCAAACTCGGTCTATAATTCTTTTCTTCACCAGTGTAAACGAGAATTAGTCTAAAAGACAGATGCTAATAATTAAGGGATATGATGGAAAAAGGTCTTGTAAATATGATGGATAATAGAAGCAGACCGAAGTAGTTGTGGGAATAAATAATAAGAATGCAGCGTACATTTGTCTGCTATTGTTGATACCCCTGAATAGTGTAATGAATGATAACGAGTAGCCGAGAATACCCGAGATTGGAGAAATGGGAGGTGTAGTCACAAGTTCCATGATCTTTATATATAAAATACATTTAGGAGAGGTCATACAAACCGTCTCCCAGGGCTCACCCAAGGTTTCCAAGTTGGGAACTTAAGGTAAAGAGAGAAAATAGCATAATATAGGTATGGCATTAACAGCCATTTATTTCCTTCTGATCGGGTTGTGAAATTATCAGGGTTATTTTTGTTGTTCTCAGAGCAATATATAGATTGAATATTATCTCCTTAATTTCATGCACAACGTTCAAAATATACACTGAGGGGTCATGGTTTATTGCTATAAAAACAACAAAATTAGCTCAGTCAGTATCGCTATCTCTATTAAATCTCCAAATTAACCTGTTTGAATTAAGTGACAGCTAGGAGTTTATTTCGCACGACCTCAAATTACAAACCTCAATGTTCCCAATTTTGTTAGAATTTTATAGAGATGCTGCTGTAGATTATTCATACTCAGTAATATCCACAACAGTAAAATTCATGGCAACTTGGACGAAATAATGCATGTCCAAGTTCAAGGTGGAATTCAATTGCTATATGTACACTCGCGAATTAGGACATGTTAGATAGCCAGCCCAACCAAATGCATAAATGTTGCAAGTTAAGCTACATGATACTGAATTTGCTTAAGATATTTTAAAAGAAACTTCagttatttaagaaaaaaaaggggttaGCATTGAGGCCAATCGGTTTAGTAGAGAAGTGCATGAATATTTTggcataattttaagaaaatatgttaataaaaagggaaaaaaggatGCCAGATTTGCTTGCATTCCATGTATTAGCAAAAAGCTTATATCTATAGGGAAACTTGGAATAGTATCAAAGATAATCTTAGAAATATTTGACAAATGAGAATTCACAAAATCAATCCCAAATAATTAggaaaaggctagatgattatgatTATGATATATGCACAAATACATACATGTATGTTCGATTATTTCTATTTGtgcaatttttattattttttatcattACCTTTCTATATGACTCTAGCATATTTATATCTTTGTTCTTATCTTCGGATCTTGTTATTGTGTCATTTTGTGGATGAAGGAGCTATTACCGTTGCACTCACCACACATGCAATGTGAAAAAGCAAGTTCAACGTCTATCCAAGGATACAAGCGTTGTTGTCACTACATATGAGGGAGTACACAATCACCCTTGCGAGAAACTAATGGAAGCTTTGAGCCCTCTTCTCAAGCAGATTCAATTCCTCTCTCGGTTTTAGAAATGCTTTCATTAAGTTGGGTAAAGGAAAAGGCTGCCCATCTTGACAAATTGTACTCGTTCTATTGCATAAGATGTATAAAGACAACTCAAACTTACAGTTTATAAACTTGTTaaatgaagaaggaaaaaaaatacttcTTTATTAACGCTTGCATTACCATGATGCACCTTATTTTTGTTatgttgtttcatttttcttcttttattggACATTAATGATGCTCCAATTAATGGTTTGTAGCGAAGAACATACATGCTTGAGAAACAGGCCAGGATCTCAAactatagggctcgtttggttcgcgggaaaagaaggggggaaagtgtggtcaatggaaaagtaatgagatacctcttgtttggttggagttttcaaagaagagagataggaaagttgtattcccatgagaatatgattcccacatttcatggaaaagtctttcccatgagaaacatggaaaagttactttcccatgaggcggaaatcacttcatttttactttttccccaaaaagcccttcagcattaaagaggcattaaagatctaatttttattaagggcataatagaaattatacataacttttctacgaaagtggatggccaaccaaacataagcactttggaaatttgttacTTTCTCATGATCAacaaatatgccaaaagtgctttcctaggcatcctttttctaggaatttgttttccagaaatcatattcccaggagagaaaatgcttcccgtgaaccaaacgagcccatagtTCTAGATGGGACTTATAGTCCTTCTATGAGTTTATAATTATGGATATAAAACTTTCAAGGATAATACTTTATATGAGAGTAATAACAATGTTGGGAGCTTCATTAGATAAAGGAAATGTGAACGCTCCAGCCTGATGCGTCCCTTTAAGGAGCGCATTGAAAATTAATTTGTCTTGATTAAGAATCCTTATTTCATATTTAATTGGTTTTTATGAGTCACTGTTAGATCAATTAACTATCAAAAAGACTTGTGATCAACTCTCAATTTTATATTAGCAACAATTCTAATACGAAACTTTTGCACACAGTGGACATAGCCAAATATTTTGAAGAtttgaccatatatatatatatatatgaaaattttcaaaagcAAGTTGTTGCTTTCGAATGCAAATGATGAATTAGTAAACAAACTTATCAATTAAATGTGAAGCTCATGCATGTGATTGAGATCTAGGTATAGACATACTATAGGTAGTGATCCAGCAAGAGCTACAACcattattttaaacaaaaaactttttatttgattcatatattcatacttttaTATGGGTAAAATAAGTTATGAtatctttgtttctttttacGGCATCATCTCAACCTAACACCAACTTTCGAAAATCTTTGAGTAGCTTTTACGAGAGGCGTTGAGCTTTAGGCATCATATTCAAAATAATAGAAACTAAAATTAATGACATTCAAAACAAGAATTAGTTAAACTTTAACTCGTGAATATAGACTAAAAGACCTGTTTGGGAGAAATTCCATTAGAATTAGTTGGACTGGCTATGGAGCTGGAGAAGAAAATATGGTACCTAAGAGAGGCGTCTTAGAGGTTGTGGGGCTTGATCCTCGtgggattaaaaaaataaagcccTTTGGGGAccatctcttcttctctagCACTCTTTCTTTAGTTAATTCCACAATCTCCATTCACAGGCTTGGGCTCATGCTCCTACATCAATTCTCTCCTGCTGAGAAGAGCTTGACTCTGTCGAGTTGGGGCTGATTTGAAAAATTCTGCTTTAGATGGAATTCGCCATTTGGTGCACGCATGGGTGCAGATTGATGCGTGCCAGGAGAGCTCACAATTCATTCTAAGAATAACAAGTAAACACAAAATTTCTTATTCATATGTTCTGCATccacatgttatttataatCAAGGTGGAACAGCTTGGATACGTTTTCAGTTTTTGATAGGCCTAAACATTATACAATTAACATACGGCTTTTCACAAGAATGACACTCCTTGTTAAGTTGTATAATAACTAGCAGTTATTTCCATTCCCAATTGGTAGATTGTTTTCACAAATTCGTATCGTAGGAAGTTTGTTATATATCATTTAGAAACCAAGCAGTGGATTGGAGACCTTGAATGCTTCAAGAACTCAAAAGTACGCCCACATCCTACATTGTCTTATATTTTAAATGCAGATGCCTATAGTTTTACAGTTTTGAGATATTTATTTTGAGGCTTACCACTTCTTATGtattaaaagaagaaaagactATAGGAACCAAATTAAAAAAAGCAAAAGCTATTCCATGATTGTGATGAATTAGGACTGatccctttcttctctctcaattatttttttttttaaaggtaaAAGCTATATATAGAATCTCTTTTAGGTTGGCAAGAGTAaccaagttcctaatgattggTGATGCACAATTTATCATCTTTTCATACCTTTATATTCACCAATAGCAAAATAACATGCTTATATTACTCACCAATCATCAATAATAACTGCTGATGTTGACGAGCATCGCATCATCATCATTGGAAAACATAGAAAAATTCTGATccacatttttttattttgttgataGACTAAGCCAATACTTATCCATCCATTGATTCATTTTCCAAAAcctttttaaattatatattgtTGACTAGGTCTTCTCTCAAGCCAGAGGGTGGAGTCAAGTCTACGCTCCATTATAATTCGAACACTCTAGATTTTCATCTCTGAGGACCAAAATTTGTTCGGTCTtctatctattttattttttttctggcTTTATGGGTTGCACCCGCATCTATTGTGTAAGTTTGCgaagtaccaaaaaaaaaaaacaaaacaaacaaaattcGTTTCTTGCAACAACAGACTTGGCGAGCGTACCAGATTAGGATTAGATTAGCCTAGCTACGGACCCATTGTACCACGAAGAGGCCGGGTCTATAAGTAGTCTCGCCGgccgccttttttttttttttttttttttttttttttttttttttttttttttttttttttttttttttttttttttttttttttttttttttttttttttttgctgctgcTAAACCGGGTATCTATGCAACATATgcatacacccaataaaatcggaaaacaAAATCTCCCGGAGCTCCCGAGGCAGCTCCGCCGGCGTTGTGGTTCGCCCACCGGTGGCGGAATCTGAACTCAAGAGTCCGGAGTCCAGTCTTCCCAAGATCTCGGTCGTTTCACGGAAGCCTCCAGAAACTAGAAGGTCCGTATAAACTAATACCTCCTTCTTCCTTCCCCCTCTCGCTCCTTTAAACTCCGCCCTTTCGTTAATTCTCCTCCGCCTCGCCCTTTGGCGGTGCTATTCGCTTCTCTTCCTCAGTCCTTCTCCTCGTCTCTTTCGCTCTCGCTCGCAGTTCCCGTCTCCCATGGCATCAGATCTTGAGAAGAGGGCGAAGGAAGCCTTCTTCGAAGACGAGTTCGAGGTCGCCCTTGATCTCTACTCGCGGGCTCTGGAGTTGGATCCCAAGAACGCCGATCTCTACGCCGACCGTGCTCAGGCCAACATCAAGCTCAAGAACTTCGCcggtaagaaaaagaaaatttcaggtCTTGCTACATTGCTCTCGGGAATTTTCGACTTCTCGGTGATCATTTCGAGGTTTTCGTCTTCTTATGATCCGTTTCTTGTGAAATTCTTGTTGTTGCTTTCTTTGTATATTCGATGAATTTGTGCGATGGTTTCTGTTTTTATTTCTTGATCgtctccttctttttcgtggCCGGAATAGTTTGTCTATAGCATCAGCAGTGTGTTGATgatctcttcttcatcttctttctaAATTTTAAGATTGTGCTGagaaaaatatttgatgatAGATGAAACTGCTCCCTTAAGAATGCTGATCTTT
This portion of the Phoenix dactylifera cultivar Barhee BC4 chromosome 11, palm_55x_up_171113_PBpolish2nd_filt_p, whole genome shotgun sequence genome encodes:
- the LOC103709034 gene encoding probable WRKY transcription factor 75 codes for the protein MEPLDGDAPPVPQFPCFSPPLAPGLSQYYPPALSNLQQQQQQQESSSLSCGGAPPAIDWASLFLPSPIGLQQPMPAGLLQAVGRPGEGEADATGGGGVKEKGKGTGRAKKVSRPRFAFQTRSPNDILDDGYRWRKYGQKAVKNSTYPRSYYRCTHHTCNVKKQVQRLSKDTSVVVTTYEGVHNHPCEKLMEALSPLLKQIQFLSRF